A region of Paenibacillus sp. 37 DNA encodes the following proteins:
- a CDS encoding GNAT family N-acetyltransferase encodes MTIISNYYVRPIDEQDIPFLWEMLYASLHRRDGDEPFPIESIHTPGLSKYVEDWGREGDFGYVAVDQQGKRLGSITLRFYTDQNAGYGYVNAATPEMGMAVTEDARGKGVGTLLLQTALDEVERRGFEAVSLSVDPDNQAIRLYRRLGFVEESLNGTSVTMVRVSKLES; translated from the coding sequence ATGACCATTATATCCAACTATTATGTACGCCCTATTGACGAACAGGATATCCCTTTCCTGTGGGAAATGTTATACGCATCCCTGCATAGGAGAGATGGTGATGAACCTTTTCCAATCGAAAGTATTCATACTCCCGGACTGTCCAAATACGTTGAAGACTGGGGGAGAGAAGGGGATTTCGGATATGTTGCAGTTGACCAGCAGGGCAAGAGACTAGGTTCAATAACATTAAGATTCTATACGGATCAGAATGCGGGATACGGTTATGTGAATGCAGCTACGCCAGAGATGGGGATGGCTGTAACGGAAGATGCACGTGGAAAAGGAGTAGGGACCTTACTGCTTCAGACCGCATTAGATGAGGTTGAACGGCGGGGATTTGAAGCAGTCTCGCTTAGTGTTGACCCGGATAACCAAGCAATTCGCTTATATAGGCGGTTAGGATTCGTGGAGGAGTCCCTAAATGGTACATCGGTAACGATGGTGCGTGTAAGTAAACTTGAATCTTAA
- a CDS encoding helix-turn-helix transcriptional regulator, which translates to MKQVEQGDRQSMGLLNLNEGDHKYQLTRHAPSEALRPFVKHYWIVSWDLTGLEPYPQHVVPNPCVNLVVERNNTFFFGPSGRKFSYLVSGKGRVFGVKFKPGGFYPFLRAPVSSLYGQPMDVPSILDVTAESLEDRLLGAGDDADKTNYIDQLLCAHLPAEDAQARMVHDIVQQIEQNREMLRVDDLSSYWNMHTRKLQRLFNQYVGIGPKTVIKLYRLQNAAEWMDRGLHCDLIKLSQDLGYHDQSHFIRDFKSIIGSTPEEYLHSRHPHGER; encoded by the coding sequence ATGAAACAGGTAGAACAAGGAGACAGACAAAGTATGGGCCTGTTGAATCTGAATGAAGGTGATCATAAATATCAACTGACACGCCATGCTCCTTCCGAAGCACTTCGCCCTTTTGTTAAACATTACTGGATCGTATCGTGGGATCTGACTGGACTTGAACCGTATCCCCAACATGTCGTGCCTAACCCCTGTGTCAATCTGGTTGTGGAACGTAACAATACGTTTTTCTTCGGACCATCGGGACGTAAATTCTCCTATCTTGTGAGCGGGAAAGGACGTGTATTTGGCGTGAAGTTCAAACCAGGAGGGTTTTATCCCTTCCTCCGCGCTCCTGTCTCTTCATTGTACGGACAGCCGATGGATGTCCCCAGTATTCTGGACGTCACAGCGGAATCCTTGGAAGACCGGCTTCTTGGGGCGGGGGATGATGCGGATAAAACCAATTACATCGACCAACTATTATGTGCACACCTTCCTGCTGAAGATGCTCAAGCGAGAATGGTTCATGATATTGTACAACAGATTGAACAGAACCGGGAGATGCTGAGAGTAGATGATCTGTCTTCTTATTGGAATATGCATACCCGAAAGCTTCAACGCCTGTTCAATCAGTATGTGGGCATAGGACCCAAAACCGTAATCAAGTTGTATCGTCTACAAAATGCTGCAGAATGGATGGACCGCGGTCTTCACTGTGACCTGATTAAGCTATCTCAGGATCTTGGATATCATGATCAATCCCATTTCATCCGAGATTTCAAGTCCATTATTGGCAGTACACCAGAGGAATACTTACACTCTAGACATCCGCATGGTGAGCGCTGA
- a CDS encoding WecB/TagA/CpsF family glycosyltransferase: MSQSTNIMGIPFPNVTMDQTVAILDKVVDQESNELFHVITGNPEIVMSCQKNASLRKVVDQAGLVTADGAGIVMVSRFRGGQLTERVTGCDLLFRLLEEGDQKHWSFYMLGAEESVSEEAVKVIAQRYPGVVVKGRHHGYFQADEEQRIVEEICTAQPDFLIVALGAPHAEHWINKYRHQLNARVAIGVGGSLDIVAGRTKRAPAIWQKLNLEWLYRLLSQPSRWRRQLILPRFAMRALLFREPK; encoded by the coding sequence ATGAGCCAATCAACAAATATTATGGGTATCCCTTTTCCCAATGTCACGATGGATCAAACGGTTGCAATCCTTGATAAAGTCGTAGATCAGGAAAGCAATGAACTCTTCCATGTCATCACAGGTAATCCCGAGATTGTTATGTCCTGTCAAAAGAATGCATCTCTTCGGAAAGTCGTCGATCAAGCCGGGTTGGTCACAGCTGACGGTGCTGGCATTGTGATGGTATCCCGTTTCCGCGGTGGACAATTGACTGAACGGGTAACCGGTTGTGATCTGCTGTTTCGTTTATTGGAGGAAGGCGATCAAAAACACTGGTCATTCTACATGCTGGGAGCAGAAGAAAGTGTCAGTGAAGAGGCCGTAAAAGTTATAGCGCAACGTTATCCGGGAGTTGTTGTAAAGGGTAGACACCATGGTTACTTCCAGGCAGATGAGGAACAACGGATTGTGGAAGAGATTTGTACTGCTCAACCAGACTTTCTTATCGTGGCTCTTGGCGCCCCCCATGCGGAACACTGGATTAACAAGTATCGCCACCAGTTGAACGCTCGTGTAGCCATAGGTGTTGGAGGCAGTCTCGATATCGTGGCTGGCAGAACCAAACGTGCCCCTGCGATATGGCAGAAGCTTAACCTGGAATGGCTCTATCGCCTCCTCAGTCAACCTTCGAGATGGCGCAGGCAACTCATTTTACCCCGTTTTGCTATGCGGGCATTGTTGTTCAGAGAACCTAAATAA
- a CDS encoding DUF4261 domain-containing protein → MTRIVLELEGEHVMGLFDKLRRRKKEKVPAGGAVESTNYSETIVGFVLLERDDCDFDLFIRNMKNEWDIEIEERPEEGNLFFEVNGMQVVCAHIAAPVPDREVEENAKLNILWREAEQITSRHQSQIIVSVLNATNAIDGHVLFTQTASALLQLDHALAIYMAPLVVEASQYVETSRGIKHDELPVSLWIFIGLFQNAEGASAYTYGLRNFGKEEMEIMQSSESLSDVFEMMFMTTTYVVENDVTLHDGETLGFSAEQKLSISLSKGVATEGNSLKIGF, encoded by the coding sequence ATGACCAGAATCGTTCTGGAATTGGAAGGAGAACATGTCATGGGATTGTTTGACAAGCTTCGGCGGCGCAAAAAGGAGAAGGTACCTGCAGGTGGTGCTGTCGAATCGACGAATTACAGTGAAACCATCGTGGGTTTTGTCCTGCTGGAGCGTGACGATTGTGATTTTGACCTCTTCATCAGGAACATGAAGAACGAATGGGATATCGAGATTGAAGAACGCCCGGAGGAGGGCAATCTCTTTTTCGAAGTGAATGGAATGCAGGTGGTATGTGCCCACATTGCCGCGCCTGTGCCTGACCGTGAAGTTGAAGAGAATGCCAAACTCAACATCCTTTGGCGAGAAGCGGAGCAAATTACCTCACGGCACCAGTCTCAGATTATTGTCTCTGTTCTGAACGCAACAAATGCTATTGATGGACATGTTCTGTTCACTCAAACAGCAAGTGCCTTGTTACAGTTGGATCACGCGCTGGCCATATACATGGCCCCACTTGTTGTTGAAGCCAGTCAATATGTCGAAACCAGCCGTGGGATCAAACATGATGAGTTGCCAGTCTCGCTCTGGATTTTCATCGGACTATTCCAAAATGCCGAAGGCGCCTCAGCTTACACTTACGGACTACGTAACTTTGGAAAAGAAGAGATGGAGATTATGCAATCGTCGGAGTCCTTAAGCGATGTATTTGAGATGATGTTTATGACCACAACGTATGTGGTTGAGAACGACGTCACACTGCATGATGGGGAAACACTAGGCTTCTCGGCAGAACAAAAGCTGAGCATTTCTCTTTCCAAAGGTGTAGCAACGGAAGGTAACAGTTTGAAGATTGGCTTCTAA
- a CDS encoding DUF1304 domain-containing protein — protein MISIIFVALVAVEHFYIMVMEMFMWTRPRTMKTFNLTPEFAKSTKSLAANQGLYNGFLAAGLIWGLLYPDAAVGQHIQIFFLACVIIAALYGGATSSRSIIIKQGLPAIIALLLVLFL, from the coding sequence TTGATTAGTATCATTTTTGTAGCTCTTGTAGCTGTCGAACACTTCTATATCATGGTGATGGAGATGTTTATGTGGACTCGTCCACGCACAATGAAAACCTTTAATCTCACGCCGGAATTCGCCAAATCCACCAAATCCCTCGCGGCCAATCAAGGTCTTTACAATGGATTTCTTGCAGCAGGTCTGATCTGGGGACTCTTATATCCGGATGCTGCCGTTGGACAGCATATTCAGATTTTCTTCCTGGCGTGTGTGATTATTGCGGCTCTTTATGGAGGAGCAACTTCTTCACGGTCGATCATTATCAAACAAGGTTTGCCTGCGATCATTGCGTTGTTGCTCGTTCTGTTCCTGTAA
- a CDS encoding LacI family DNA-binding transcriptional regulator has translation MKATIYDIAREAGVSIATVSQVINGKGKISEKRRAEIMEIMERLHYQPSAIAAALTGKQTYTLGLLVPDISNPYFAELARAVEDRSRQLGYSVVICSTDNKDERVERYLNLLQQKRVDGMMIGTGIDNAEILSPLLQQSIPVALIARHMPSLSVHTVTIDDILGGALAADHLLELGHTRVAVLSEPSKVSSSQERVRGFRETLIKAGHTLEPNQIRESAADLSSAKKEALLLLGEKDHPTGLFCCNDIQAIGALQAAKELGLRVPEDVSIIGFDNTILASVTSPPLTTVAQPIEELGHRAVDLLIEELKDEQKEPQKIVLKPELVIRESAGRVLS, from the coding sequence ATGAAAGCAACCATATACGATATAGCACGCGAGGCGGGTGTATCCATTGCAACCGTCTCGCAGGTCATTAATGGCAAAGGCAAGATCAGTGAAAAGCGGCGCGCCGAGATTATGGAGATCATGGAACGCCTTCATTATCAACCCAGTGCGATCGCAGCTGCACTTACAGGTAAACAGACGTATACACTGGGGCTGCTCGTACCGGATATCTCAAACCCGTATTTCGCAGAACTCGCAAGAGCCGTGGAGGATCGAAGCCGTCAATTGGGTTACAGCGTGGTCATCTGCAGTACGGATAATAAGGACGAGCGGGTAGAGCGTTACCTGAATCTGCTCCAGCAAAAAAGGGTCGATGGCATGATGATCGGAACCGGGATCGATAATGCCGAAATTTTGTCACCCCTCTTGCAGCAGTCTATCCCTGTTGCTCTGATTGCCCGTCATATGCCATCCCTGTCGGTACATACGGTCACCATTGACGACATACTTGGCGGAGCACTCGCAGCGGATCATCTGCTTGAACTTGGACACACCCGTGTAGCGGTTCTGTCGGAACCGTCCAAAGTCAGCAGCAGTCAGGAACGTGTACGTGGATTCCGTGAAACGCTGATTAAGGCAGGTCATACGCTGGAACCGAATCAGATCCGAGAATCGGCAGCTGACTTGAGCTCGGCCAAAAAAGAGGCGTTACTGCTGCTCGGTGAGAAGGATCACCCGACAGGTTTGTTCTGTTGTAATGACATTCAGGCTATTGGTGCACTTCAAGCAGCCAAAGAGCTGGGTCTACGCGTGCCAGAGGATGTGTCCATTATCGGCTTTGATAATACCATTCTTGCTTCGGTAACCAGTCCACCGCTTACGACCGTTGCCCAGCCAATTGAAGAACTGGGACATCGCGCTGTAGATCTGTTGATTGAAGAGTTAAAGGATGAGCAAAAAGAACCGCAGAAGATTGTCCTGAAGCCCGAGCTGGTTATCCGAGAATCAGCAGGTCGTGTATTGAGCTGA
- a CDS encoding methyl-accepting chemotaxis protein, giving the protein MKLKLKLMLAFFVTVLLTAGALAPLGLVQTENQASQSVNNKLEGLISTATFQLDGWLHGNEKLVETLGLVIQEAVAASDLNEDYLSIMYKGTNPNNLEDIFYGDEEGKFMNGSDFVPDTDYDPRDRSWYKEAKQADKLIFTDPYLDNKSKQFTVSIAMPVKTENGALRGVVASDILLSKLTDTVNQINLDGLGYTFMLDKKGVILAHPEADLASTSAVDNGQLGPLLAEMQTNPSGQKSFQYNGEHLLLYFKQIPSTGWIVGSVISEKLAYADYYQLRNNYILIIAITLLVVLGGAYWIATLFIKPLRNLHETSLQMSSGDFTGRVQIKGKDEFAELGMAFNQMSDQLSSLFRQVTTSADRVQSISGEMQEHTDKTKRIAEQISIATDELAQGSSAQAESVYDGSSRLSEMSDSVGGINRSVEQSVTMMREAGEAMLAGLQAVDHQVELSDGNRQSIDRVGESITLLADKSQKIEDIVSMIQGIASQTNLLALNASIEAARAGEHGRGFAVVAEEVRKLAEQSAGSAQDIIVLLNEIQAASHQSVSEVDSAEHGIEQQVAAVHEMRNSFMRIKHSIEGIDTQLQQVSSATTELDNNSGKIAEVISSVAAMSEQSAASTEEVASSTQEQFNYITSISERSNELAQQANTLAEEVKKFKI; this is encoded by the coding sequence ATGAAGTTAAAACTCAAATTGATGTTGGCCTTCTTCGTCACTGTTCTGCTTACAGCAGGCGCGCTCGCACCACTTGGTTTGGTTCAGACGGAAAACCAAGCTTCTCAGAGTGTGAACAACAAACTAGAAGGATTAATATCCACCGCAACATTTCAGTTGGACGGCTGGTTACACGGAAACGAGAAATTAGTGGAAACATTAGGCCTTGTCATTCAGGAGGCTGTTGCAGCTTCCGATCTCAATGAAGATTATTTGTCTATCATGTATAAGGGTACCAACCCTAACAATTTAGAGGACATATTTTACGGAGATGAGGAAGGCAAGTTTATGAACGGTTCTGACTTTGTCCCAGATACAGATTATGATCCCAGAGATCGTTCTTGGTATAAAGAGGCCAAACAAGCGGACAAGCTGATTTTTACCGACCCTTACCTTGACAACAAATCCAAACAATTTACAGTGTCTATCGCCATGCCAGTAAAGACAGAAAACGGTGCATTACGTGGAGTGGTTGCTTCTGATATTCTACTTTCCAAGTTAACCGATACAGTCAACCAAATTAATCTGGATGGACTAGGCTACACTTTTATGCTCGACAAAAAGGGAGTTATTTTAGCTCATCCCGAGGCTGATCTTGCAAGTACTTCAGCTGTGGACAACGGTCAATTGGGACCGTTACTTGCTGAGATGCAAACTAATCCATCAGGGCAAAAATCATTTCAATATAACGGAGAACATCTGCTTCTCTACTTCAAGCAGATTCCAAGCACAGGTTGGATCGTCGGTTCAGTCATATCTGAGAAACTCGCCTATGCTGACTATTATCAATTGCGTAACAATTACATTCTAATTATCGCCATTACATTATTGGTTGTACTTGGAGGTGCCTATTGGATCGCAACACTCTTCATCAAGCCACTGAGAAATCTCCATGAGACTTCCCTCCAAATGTCGAGTGGCGATTTTACAGGAAGGGTGCAGATCAAAGGCAAAGATGAATTCGCTGAACTCGGTATGGCATTCAATCAGATGTCCGATCAACTTAGCTCGTTGTTCAGGCAAGTAACGACTTCTGCCGATCGCGTACAAAGTATCTCGGGTGAGATGCAGGAGCATACAGATAAAACCAAGCGCATCGCAGAGCAGATCTCCATCGCCACGGATGAACTCGCTCAAGGTTCCAGTGCACAGGCTGAATCCGTGTATGATGGCTCAAGCCGTCTGTCAGAGATGAGTGATAGTGTCGGTGGCATCAATCGCAGTGTCGAGCAGTCCGTAACGATGATGCGTGAGGCAGGAGAAGCCATGCTAGCAGGACTACAAGCAGTAGATCATCAGGTGGAGCTTTCGGATGGTAACCGCCAATCGATTGACCGTGTAGGTGAATCAATCACTCTACTCGCAGACAAATCACAGAAGATTGAAGACATCGTCAGCATGATTCAAGGTATTGCTTCCCAGACCAACCTGCTGGCCCTGAACGCTTCGATTGAAGCCGCCAGAGCGGGTGAACATGGACGTGGATTTGCGGTGGTTGCCGAGGAAGTACGCAAACTGGCTGAACAATCCGCAGGCTCTGCTCAGGACATCATCGTGTTGCTGAATGAAATCCAGGCGGCTAGCCACCAAAGTGTGAGCGAGGTCGATTCTGCTGAACATGGTATTGAACAGCAGGTTGCTGCTGTACATGAGATGCGCAACTCATTTATGCGAATCAAGCATTCCATTGAAGGCATTGACACCCAGCTTCAACAAGTATCCTCTGCCACAACCGAATTGGATAACAACTCTGGCAAGATTGCTGAAGTGATCTCCAGTGTTGCGGCCATGTCCGAACAGAGCGCCGCTTCCACCGAAGAGGTTGCCTCTTCAACGCAAGAACAGTTCAATTATATTACCAGTATCTCGGAACGCTCCAATGAACTGGCCCAACAAGCTAATACACTCGCTGAAGAAGTGAAAAAGTTCAAGATATAA
- a CDS encoding MOSC domain-containing protein, with translation MGTVQFVMLADDPSTFVTRVVPFIDIELAGIPGDRHYGLLRPADSRQKIYKRGTPIVNRRQISIVSEEECALIAEKMNIPEVRPEWLGANILVRGIDRLTELPAGTRLLFPNGTGLICEGENLPCVHPGKMIEQFYEQDGLRKKFVPAARKKRGIVCSVEREGVIHTGDTIEVIHLS, from the coding sequence ATGGGAACAGTTCAATTCGTCATGTTGGCTGATGATCCATCCACATTTGTAACCCGAGTTGTACCTTTTATCGACATTGAGCTTGCAGGAATTCCGGGTGACCGTCATTATGGTCTGCTTCGTCCGGCGGACTCACGTCAGAAAATCTACAAGCGTGGCACACCGATTGTGAATCGCCGCCAGATCAGTATTGTGTCTGAGGAAGAATGTGCTCTTATTGCTGAGAAAATGAACATTCCTGAAGTGCGTCCAGAGTGGCTGGGTGCCAATATACTGGTCCGTGGCATTGATCGATTGACGGAACTGCCTGCTGGAACGCGGCTCCTATTTCCAAACGGGACAGGGTTAATATGCGAAGGGGAGAACCTTCCCTGTGTACATCCGGGAAAAATGATTGAACAATTCTATGAACAGGACGGTTTGCGCAAAAAATTCGTGCCTGCGGCTCGCAAAAAACGCGGGATTGTATGCTCGGTTGAACGGGAAGGTGTGATTCACACGGGGGATACCATAGAAGTCATTCACCTGTCCTGA
- a CDS encoding SRPBCC family protein — protein MELKYEFYINAGLEEVWNALISPDGTRNSFFGSELRTNFQPGQPFAYVGPGNDGAETVHVYGDILEFEPLSRLSYQEHPGPSYHANHAELQSRVVFQLETVGECTKLTLINDQFTDNHPSFANAQSSWWMILSSIKTWVETGKTLNFGW, from the coding sequence ATGGAACTGAAATATGAATTTTATATCAATGCAGGACTGGAAGAGGTGTGGAATGCTCTAATATCACCAGACGGCACACGGAACAGCTTTTTCGGCAGCGAACTTCGCACCAATTTCCAACCAGGCCAGCCGTTTGCTTATGTAGGGCCGGGCAATGATGGTGCGGAGACTGTCCATGTGTATGGAGATATATTAGAATTTGAACCGTTGTCCAGACTTAGTTATCAGGAGCATCCTGGACCGTCGTACCATGCGAATCATGCCGAGCTTCAATCCAGAGTGGTCTTCCAGTTGGAAACTGTAGGTGAGTGTACGAAGCTGACGCTGATCAATGATCAATTTACAGATAACCATCCTTCCTTTGCGAATGCACAGAGCAGCTGGTGGATGATTCTAAGCAGCATCAAAACTTGGGTGGAAACGGGGAAAACACTGAATTTTGGCTGGTAG
- the iolB gene encoding 5-deoxy-glucuronate isomerase: MSERIVKPVVNPEGDGTLINVTPESAGWEYVGFQVAKLAEGETLTRESGDQELCVVLLSGFANVSTREHTWDNIGKRMSVFEKIPPYSVYVSTSDQVQITARTELEIAICVAPGKGTYPARLITPEDVGVEARGYGNLERQIHNILPEQKEADSLLVVEVFTPDGHWSSYPPHKHDRDALPDESLLEETYYFRVQPEQGFAIQRIYTDDRSVDETLAVKNGEVVLVPDGYHPVGAPPGYEVYYLNVMAGPTRTWKFHNDPDHEWLMKK; this comes from the coding sequence ATGTCAGAACGTATTGTGAAACCCGTGGTCAACCCGGAGGGAGACGGTACGCTTATAAACGTAACACCGGAATCGGCTGGGTGGGAATATGTTGGCTTTCAGGTAGCGAAGCTGGCGGAGGGGGAAACGCTAACCCGTGAGAGCGGTGATCAGGAACTCTGTGTAGTGCTTCTCAGTGGTTTCGCCAATGTAAGTACCCGGGAGCACACATGGGATAATATCGGAAAAAGAATGAGTGTTTTCGAGAAAATACCTCCGTACTCGGTCTACGTCTCAACTTCCGATCAAGTACAGATCACAGCACGTACCGAACTGGAAATCGCTATATGTGTTGCACCCGGTAAAGGCACGTACCCGGCTCGTCTCATTACACCCGAAGATGTAGGGGTAGAGGCGCGAGGGTATGGTAATCTGGAACGCCAGATTCACAACATTTTGCCGGAACAGAAGGAAGCGGACAGTCTGCTCGTTGTTGAGGTATTCACACCAGATGGGCATTGGTCCAGTTACCCGCCACATAAGCATGATCGAGACGCACTCCCGGATGAATCTTTGCTGGAAGAAACGTATTATTTCCGTGTACAGCCTGAGCAGGGGTTTGCCATTCAGCGTATATACACGGATGATCGTTCTGTGGATGAGACGCTAGCAGTGAAAAACGGTGAAGTGGTGCTTGTTCCGGACGGATATCATCCGGTAGGTGCTCCTCCGGGGTATGAGGTCTACTATCTGAACGTGATGGCCGGCCCTACTCGGACATGGAAATTCCATAACGACCCTGACCATGAGTGGTTGATGAAAAAGTAA
- a CDS encoding PAS domain-containing protein: MFRKRTESTKHLRTDAHQNLLEYSRKLVANAEKGNYDAWIEDGIEFQDTNEIASNIKKAVHMMKAQNEDVEMRLKMLNQAMNVGLWESEIVAGDPLDNNNIVSFSNEFRQMLGFHNAKEYPNSFASWAKSIYPDDRPQLVQEIMKHVNDTRATTAYNVISRMITKSGETRWFRCLGQVIRNQAGVPVKLLGIMFDIHEEKSKSDELEALVTRYDLVNRALVEAPWDMTVVAGDVVNPNNEFWWSPQFRKELGFKDEQDFPNVFSSWSSRLHPEDHDRTINEFARHMNDYSGRTPYDLDYRLQRKDGEYRWYHAGGETIRDQDGVPLRVAGTIRDVTHEKNKEQIVEAMNLKTKQLSESIGEMVRGINSITDQAQDLVTAQELSADAAIQVKSSADDTKNITVFIREIASQTNLLGLNAAIEAARAGELGLGFGVVAGEVRKLADHSSEATVNIEDSMQKMKTLIDQILEHIGNMSTLTQNQAALTQQVNASMDEINTMSQDLVNYSRNL; this comes from the coding sequence ATGTTTCGTAAACGTACTGAATCGACCAAACACCTTCGTACAGATGCGCATCAGAATTTACTGGAGTATAGTCGTAAACTGGTAGCAAACGCAGAAAAGGGCAACTATGACGCATGGATCGAAGATGGCATTGAGTTTCAGGATACTAATGAAATAGCTAGTAATATCAAAAAAGCAGTACATATGATGAAAGCTCAAAACGAAGACGTGGAAATGCGCCTTAAAATGCTGAATCAGGCGATGAATGTGGGATTATGGGAATCTGAAATTGTTGCTGGTGATCCACTGGATAACAATAACATCGTCTCATTTTCGAATGAATTCCGCCAAATGTTAGGATTCCATAATGCCAAGGAATATCCCAATTCATTTGCAAGCTGGGCGAAGTCAATATATCCGGATGACAGACCTCAACTGGTGCAGGAGATTATGAAACATGTGAATGACACAAGAGCAACAACTGCCTATAACGTCATCAGCCGTATGATTACAAAAAGTGGAGAGACTCGCTGGTTCCGATGCCTTGGACAAGTCATCCGAAATCAGGCTGGAGTTCCAGTCAAACTTCTGGGCATCATGTTTGATATTCATGAGGAGAAGAGCAAGTCTGATGAGTTAGAAGCACTCGTCACCCGATATGATCTGGTTAACCGCGCCTTGGTGGAGGCACCGTGGGATATGACGGTTGTGGCTGGAGATGTGGTTAATCCGAACAATGAATTTTGGTGGTCACCCCAGTTCCGTAAAGAGTTAGGGTTTAAAGACGAGCAGGATTTCCCGAATGTGTTCAGCAGCTGGAGCAGCCGACTTCATCCGGAAGACCATGATCGGACGATCAACGAATTTGCCAGACATATGAACGATTACAGTGGTCGTACGCCGTACGATCTGGATTATCGTCTGCAGCGCAAAGACGGGGAGTATCGGTGGTATCACGCGGGTGGGGAGACCATTAGGGATCAGGATGGAGTACCGCTCCGTGTAGCTGGCACCATTCGGGATGTCACCCATGAGAAGAATAAGGAACAGATCGTGGAAGCCATGAATCTGAAAACAAAACAATTGTCGGAGTCCATAGGTGAGATGGTGCGTGGAATCAATTCGATTACGGATCAGGCACAGGATTTGGTGACTGCACAGGAGTTATCTGCCGATGCAGCCATTCAAGTGAAAAGCAGTGCAGATGATACGAAGAATATCACCGTGTTTATTCGAGAGATTGCCAGTCAGACCAATCTGCTGGGGTTGAATGCGGCCATTGAAGCTGCACGAGCGGGAGAGCTGGGACTGGGATTTGGCGTTGTTGCAGGAGAAGTGCGGAAACTGGCTGATCACAGTTCGGAGGCCACAGTAAATATCGAAGATAGCATGCAGAAGATGAAAACACTGATTGATCAGATTCTTGAGCACATCGGTAATATGTCCACGTTAACACAAAATCAAGCTGCTCTGACACAACAGGTGAATGCTTCAATGGATGAGATCAACACCATGTCACAGGATCTGGTTAATTACTCGCGGAATCTATAA